The proteins below come from a single Anguilla rostrata isolate EN2019 chromosome 3, ASM1855537v3, whole genome shotgun sequence genomic window:
- the cntrob gene encoding uncharacterized protein cntrob isoform X1 yields the protein MSSLKNEDLLSDVEPLPGSAPASPPHSASASLFTPSQSNWPLPSSSHCPTSLAHSWPSSPLPALASSSQVTARLYASLHKSRELEVKGLSESGSLFENFDRPRQVTFNLSSPDLRIDERVTPLHLPPPLPLSFSKQLEECKEAASSSPASPPACLSPSSGNPALDRPMEGEEGGRGLELGQLAEEMSFNLQTRVDSTCATVSNGRRHILDMENVRSHLQTMLRATKDPTEPELGTSVLSSYTLPERLRQDNESFESDSTAHLISAPILADVSPPSSLSGLEELFPRYSRLRPDSAPLSAETQVLRDSLERERARRKHHERQIQVLQNKALQLQQQLALAVSADRKKDIMIEQLDKTLAKVVEGWRRQEEEKSAGVRRLQEQKEAAERAQAKQQEVLVRFEQSLSQAAETLDREQKRAEELRMAKRQLEQQLAELREQQQEQTRQREEVQGEVEQLQLQAQEAQASLAQHREAWASREQELQERVALQGTQLDREKSNREREAQQLQDAQQELQEVQGRLQQLERELDEVRRERDGVRMDRALDQARFESQCSQLEVEYKLSVEQQVTERLAALQEANAKTSASLREQHRKQLLDLSARHERELSAQLVQFKTELQEREERLRELTEEYERKVSVKQEEVVLLEASRRKLEAQRTELVTRLQQLMRSHWAEALRLLALQGQMDEAASPSSLCERASDGDSGGRGWELPLRLNGRSAEASPESRPASDVPQAFGLQLSRERGEAGGDPSSQDSSPRGPLAQLRAPEHDVSILLNHSHTFRPLEPLLDDTVLGSCEMEELSAKALTGGEERGYAVERGLQLKQHDRERGYSSDRERAERGHSSEREENCGYGVHRGGTGQSGYSSSTEREGLSGYSTGGDRGHRAGVSGHGTAREKDGRYGTDGGVSVSLTRSAGQRADQAGMGRERGFPVGRDEYRFGRERMGSSGHSWGVQEREAGGPMTAQSFNVSATESIRDTSYSSTVVSQATAGFSRGFEGSGVGKRITAPQGLGRPGDSQGDLGTTRRPLGPTTQAESPGIQQVDRQSELQYYITKLLDRSPGDPVEASALEDEQPPAGQSSSSGAKTGLSSSWDSEQTKAPAGKLASSLHPTSSAATKTKLHPAALSPQMLGQLSYLLSQYHSQPDRAAPSLDELLACMLSGQANRSLQGAEDGHGDGPVHRNLEQKLSQASKKEQTAMPAPDRRSLPSKPAGGDRTQTQAPRVKRAGPQAQRGGPGRANVWR from the exons ATGTCCTCGCTGAAGAATGAAGACCTGCTGAGTGATGTGGAACCTTTGCCTGGCTCTGCACCTGCCTCGCCCCCTCACTCTGCCAGTGCTTCTCTCTTTACCCCATCCCAGTCAaactggcccctcccctcctcttcccacTGCCCTACCTCCCTGGCCCATTCTTGGCCGTCCTCGCCACTCCCTGCCCTGGCCTCTTCCAGCCAGGTCACTGCCAGGCTCTATGCCTCCCTGCACAAGAGCAGAGAGCTGGAGGTCAAAGGTTTATCAGAGTCTGGCTCCTTATTTGAGAACTTTGATCGACCCAG GCAGGTCACTTTCAACCTCTCGTCTCCTGACCTGCGCATTGATGAGAGAGTGACGCCTCTTCACCTGCCTCCGCCACTGCCTTTGTCCTTCTCCAAGCAGCTGGAAGAGTGCAAGGAGGCTGCCTCCAGCTCACCAGCCTCcccccctgcctgcctgtccccCAGCTCGGGTAACCCAGCTTTGGATAGGCCCATggagggtgaggagggaggTCGGGGCCTGGAGCTGGGGCAGCTGGCGGAAGAGATGAGTTTCAACCTGCAGACCAGGGTTGACAGCACCTGTGCCACAGTGTCG AATGGCAGAAGGCACATCCTGGATATGGAGAATGTGCGCAGTCACTTACAGACCATGCTGAGAGCCACTAAAGACCCCACCGAGCCTGAGT TGGGGACCAGTGTATTGAGCAGTTATACCTTGCCTGAGAGACTACGTCAGGACAATGAGTCATTTGAGAGTGACAGCACTGCACACTTGATCAG tgccccCATCCTGGCTGACGTGTCTCCGCCCTCGTCGCTGAGCGGCCTGGAGGAGCTCTTCCCCCGCTACTCCCGCCTGCGGCCCGACAGCGCTCCCCTCTCCGCGGAAACGCAGGTCCTGCGGGACAGCCTGGAGAGGGAGCGGGCACGGCGCAAG caCCATGAGAGACAGATCCAGGTTCTGCAGAACAAggctctgcagctgcagcagcaatTGGCCCTCGCCGTGTCAGCTGACAGGAAGAAGGACATCATGATCGAGCAGCTGGACAAG ACCCTGGCCAAGGTGGTGGAGGGCTGGCGGCggcaggaagaggaaaagagCGCGGGCGTGCGGCGGCTGCAGGAGCAGAAGGAGGCGGCGGAGCGGGCCCAGGCCAAGCAGCAGGAG GTGCTGGTGCGGTTCGAGCAGTCCCTCTCCCAGGCGGCCGAGACTTTGGACAGAGAGCAGAAACGCGCGGAGGAGCTGCGCATGGCTAAAAGACAGCTG gagcagcagctggctgagctgagagagcagcagcaggagcagacacggcagagggaggaggtgcagggtgAGGTGgagcagctccagctccaggccCAGGAGGCCCAAGCCAGCCTGGCCCAGCACAGAGAGGCCTGGGCCAGCAgggagcaggagctgcaggagcgTGTGGCACTGCAGGGGACTCAGCTGGACCGTGAGAag AGTAACCGCGAGCGGGAggcccagcagctgcaggacgCCCAGCAGGAGCTACAGGAGGTGCAGGGGaggctgcagcagctggagaggGAGCTGGATGAGGTCcggagggagagggacggggTGCGCATGGACAGGGCCCTGGATCAG GCTCGTTttgagtcccagtgctctcagTTGGAGGTGGAGTACAAGCTGTCCGTGGAGCAGCAGGTGACTGAGAGACTGGCTGCTCTTCAGGAGGCCAACGCTAAGACCAGCGCTTCGCTAagagaacagcacag GAAGCAGCTGTTGGATCTGAGCGCCCGTCACGAAAGAGAGCTGTCTGCGCAGCTGGTGCAGTTCAAGACCGAGCTGCAGGAGCGCGAGGAACGACTGCGCGAACTCACGGAGGAATACGAGAGAAA GGTGTCCgtgaagcaggaggaggtggtgctCCTGGAGGCCAGCCGGAGGAAGCTGGAGGCCCAGAGGACGGAGCTGGTGACCCGGCTGCAGCAGCTGATGCGCTCCCATTGGGCCGAGGCCCTGAGGCTGCTCGCCCTGCAGGGCCAG ATGGACGAAGCCGCCTCCCCGTCCTCCCTGTGTGAGAGGGCCTCCGATGGGGACAGCGGCGGCCGAGGCTGGGAGCTCCCGCTGAGGCTGAACGGGCGCTCGGCTGAGGCCAGCCCAGAATCCAGGCCCGCGTCAG ACGTCCCCCAAGCGTTTGGTCTCCAGCTGTCccgggagaggggggaggcggggggggaccCCTCGTCCCAGGACAGCAGCCCCCGCGGCCCCCTCGCCCAACTCCGAGCCCCCGAGCATGACGTCAGCATCCTGCTGAATCACAGCCACACCTTCAGACCCCTGGAGCCTCTGCTGGATGAtacag TTCTGGGCAGCTGTGAGATGGAGGAACTGTCTGCTAAGGCCCTAaccggaggagaggagagggggtaCGCCGTAGAAAGGGggctgcagctgaagcagcacgacagggagagaggctACAGCTCAGACAGAGAGCGAGCAGAGAGGGGACAcagctctgagagagaggagaactgTGGGTACGGAGTCCACAGAGGCGGCACGGGGCAAAGCGGATACTCttcttccacagagagagaggggctcagCGGGTACAGCACAGGGGGGGACAGGGGCCACAGGGCGGGGGTCAGTGGGCACGGCACTGCCAGGGAGAAAGACGGGAGGTACGGCACAGACGGCggcgtctctgtgtctctgaccAGGAGTGCCGGGCAGAGGGCGGACCAGGCGGGtatgggcagagagagagggttccCTGTTGGGCGTGACGAGTACAGGtttgggagggagagaatgggtTCAAGCGGCCACTCGTGGGGGGTGCAAGAGAGGGAGGCTGGTGGGCCAATGACAGCTCAGAGCTTCAATGTGTCGGCCACGGAGTCGATTAGAGACACCAGCTACAGCAGCACTGTAGTGAGCCAGGCTACGGCAGGCTTCAGCCGGGGGTTTGAAGGGAGTGGGGTAGGAAAGCGCATTACCGCCCCACAGGGCCTGGGGAGGCCTGGAGATTCCCAGGGTGACTTAGGGACCACACGTAGGCCCCTGGGGCCCACCACTCAAGCAGAGAGCCCTGGCATCCAGCAGGTGGACAGACAGAGCGAACTGCAGTACTACATCACAAAG TTGCTGGACCGCTCCCCTGGGGATCCTGTGGAGGCCTCAGCCCTGGAGGACGAGCAGCCTCCGGCAGGTCAGAGCTCCTCCTCAGGTGCAAAGACAG GTCTCAGTTCATCTTGGGACAGTGAGCAGACCAAAGCCCCGGCAGGGAAGTTGGCCTCTTCCCTCCACCCAACGTCCTCAGCAGCCACCAAGACCAAACTCCATCCAGCAG CCCTCTCTCCCCAAATGCTGGGCCAGCTCTCGTACCTCCTGTCCCAGTACCATTCCCAACCTGACAGGGCGGCGCCGTCCCTGGACGAGCTCCTTGCCTGCATGCTCTCCGGCCAAGCGAACAG
- the eif4e2rs1 gene encoding eukaryotic translation initiation factor 4E family member 2 related sequence 1, whose amino-acid sequence MNQFDHLKDDDSGDHEDPVMNREEKSDTDNSSVNNNNNNGRRKTVSPGVGEHPLQYNYTFWYSRRTPSRPANTQSYEQNIRQIGTVASVEQFWKFYSHLVRPGDLTGHSDFHLFKEGIKPMWEDEANKNGGKWIIRLRKGLASRFWENIILAMLGEQFMVGEEICGVVVSIRFQEDILSIWNKTANDQVTTSRIRDTLRRVLNLPPNTIMEYKTHNDSLKDNSSFRNTKITL is encoded by the exons ATGAATCAGTTTGATCA TTTGAAGGACGATGACAGCGGAGATCATGAGGACCCAGTCATGAACCGAGAGGAGAAGAGTGATACAGACAACAGCTCAGtgaacaacaataacaacaacggGCGGCGAAAG ACTGTTTCCCCAGGGGTGGGGGAGCATCCGCTGCAGTACAACTACACTTTCTGGTACTCGCGGCGCACACCCAGTCGACCAGCCAACACCCAGAGCTACGAGCAGAACATTCGGCAAATCGGAACCGTGGCATCG GTGGAACAGTTCTGGAAGTTTTACAGTCATCTGGTCCGGCCTGGAGACCTGACAGGGCATAGTGATTTTCATCTCTTCAAGGAGGGCATCAAGCCCATGTGGGAG GATGAGGCTAACAAGAATGGTGGGAAGTGGATCATTCGGTTGCGGAAGGGGCTGGCCTCACGCTTCTGGGAGAACATAATCCTGGCCATGCTGGGGGAGCAGTTCATGGTTGGGGAGGAGATCTGCGGAGTTGTGGTGTCCATCCGTTTCCAG GAGGATATCCTGTCTATCTGGAACAAGACAGCCAATGACCAAGTGACCACCTCCCGCATCCGAGACACACTGCGCCGGGTCCTCAACCTGCCCCCCAACACCATCATGGAATACAAGACTCACAACGACAGCCTCAA GGACAACTCCAGTTTCCGCAATACGAAGATCACATTGTGA
- the cntrob gene encoding uncharacterized protein cntrob isoform X2, translating into MSSLKNEDLLSDVEPLPGSAPASPPHSASASLFTPSQSNWPLPSSSHCPTSLAHSWPSSPLPALASSSQVTARLYASLHKSRELEVKGLSESGSLFENFDRPRQVTFNLSSPDLRIDERVTPLHLPPPLPLSFSKQLEECKEAASSSPASPPACLSPSSGNPALDRPMEGEEGGRGLELGQLAEEMSFNLQTRVDSTCATVSNGRRHILDMENVRSHLQTMLRATKDPTEPELGTSVLSSYTLPERLRQDNESFESDSTAHLISAPILADVSPPSSLSGLEELFPRYSRLRPDSAPLSAETQVLRDSLERERARRKHHERQIQVLQNKALQLQQQLALAVSADRKKDIMIEQLDKTLAKVVEGWRRQEEEKSAGVRRLQEQKEAAERAQAKQQEVLVRFEQSLSQAAETLDREQKRAEELRMAKRQLEQQLAELREQQQEQTRQREEVQGEVEQLQLQAQEAQASLAQHREAWASREQELQERVALQGTQLDREKSNREREAQQLQDAQQELQEVQGRLQQLERELDEVRRERDGVRMDRALDQARFESQCSQLEVEYKLSVEQQVTERLAALQEANAKTSASLREQHRKQLLDLSARHERELSAQLVQFKTELQEREERLRELTEEYERKVSVKQEEVVLLEASRRKLEAQRTELVTRLQQLMRSHWAEALRLLALQGQMDEAASPSSLCERASDGDSGGRGWELPLRLNGRSAEASPESRPASDVPQAFGLQLSRERGEAGGDPSSQDSSPRGPLAQLRAPEHDVSILLNHSHTFRPLEPLLDDTVLGSCEMEELSAKALTGGEERGYAVERGLQLKQHDRERGYSSDRERAERGHSSEREENCGYGVHRGGTGQSGYSSSTEREGLSGYSTGGDRGHRAGVSGHGTAREKDGRYGTDGGVSVSLTRSAGQRADQAGMGRERGFPVGRDEYRFGRERMGSSGHSWGVQEREAGGPMTAQSFNVSATESIRDTSYSSTVVSQATAGFSRGFEGSGVGKRITAPQGLGRPGDSQGDLGTTRRPLGPTTQAESPGIQQVDRQSELQYYITKLLDRSPGDPVEASALEDEQPPAGQSSSSGAKTGLSSSWDSEQTKAPAGKLASSLHPTSSAATKTKLHPAALSPQMLGQLSYLLSQYHSQPDRAAPSLDELLACMLSGQANRSLQGAEDGHGDGPVHRNLEQKLSQASKKETAMPAPDRRSLPSKPAGGDRTQTQAPRVKRAGPQAQRGGPGRANVWR; encoded by the exons ATGTCCTCGCTGAAGAATGAAGACCTGCTGAGTGATGTGGAACCTTTGCCTGGCTCTGCACCTGCCTCGCCCCCTCACTCTGCCAGTGCTTCTCTCTTTACCCCATCCCAGTCAaactggcccctcccctcctcttcccacTGCCCTACCTCCCTGGCCCATTCTTGGCCGTCCTCGCCACTCCCTGCCCTGGCCTCTTCCAGCCAGGTCACTGCCAGGCTCTATGCCTCCCTGCACAAGAGCAGAGAGCTGGAGGTCAAAGGTTTATCAGAGTCTGGCTCCTTATTTGAGAACTTTGATCGACCCAG GCAGGTCACTTTCAACCTCTCGTCTCCTGACCTGCGCATTGATGAGAGAGTGACGCCTCTTCACCTGCCTCCGCCACTGCCTTTGTCCTTCTCCAAGCAGCTGGAAGAGTGCAAGGAGGCTGCCTCCAGCTCACCAGCCTCcccccctgcctgcctgtccccCAGCTCGGGTAACCCAGCTTTGGATAGGCCCATggagggtgaggagggaggTCGGGGCCTGGAGCTGGGGCAGCTGGCGGAAGAGATGAGTTTCAACCTGCAGACCAGGGTTGACAGCACCTGTGCCACAGTGTCG AATGGCAGAAGGCACATCCTGGATATGGAGAATGTGCGCAGTCACTTACAGACCATGCTGAGAGCCACTAAAGACCCCACCGAGCCTGAGT TGGGGACCAGTGTATTGAGCAGTTATACCTTGCCTGAGAGACTACGTCAGGACAATGAGTCATTTGAGAGTGACAGCACTGCACACTTGATCAG tgccccCATCCTGGCTGACGTGTCTCCGCCCTCGTCGCTGAGCGGCCTGGAGGAGCTCTTCCCCCGCTACTCCCGCCTGCGGCCCGACAGCGCTCCCCTCTCCGCGGAAACGCAGGTCCTGCGGGACAGCCTGGAGAGGGAGCGGGCACGGCGCAAG caCCATGAGAGACAGATCCAGGTTCTGCAGAACAAggctctgcagctgcagcagcaatTGGCCCTCGCCGTGTCAGCTGACAGGAAGAAGGACATCATGATCGAGCAGCTGGACAAG ACCCTGGCCAAGGTGGTGGAGGGCTGGCGGCggcaggaagaggaaaagagCGCGGGCGTGCGGCGGCTGCAGGAGCAGAAGGAGGCGGCGGAGCGGGCCCAGGCCAAGCAGCAGGAG GTGCTGGTGCGGTTCGAGCAGTCCCTCTCCCAGGCGGCCGAGACTTTGGACAGAGAGCAGAAACGCGCGGAGGAGCTGCGCATGGCTAAAAGACAGCTG gagcagcagctggctgagctgagagagcagcagcaggagcagacacggcagagggaggaggtgcagggtgAGGTGgagcagctccagctccaggccCAGGAGGCCCAAGCCAGCCTGGCCCAGCACAGAGAGGCCTGGGCCAGCAgggagcaggagctgcaggagcgTGTGGCACTGCAGGGGACTCAGCTGGACCGTGAGAag AGTAACCGCGAGCGGGAggcccagcagctgcaggacgCCCAGCAGGAGCTACAGGAGGTGCAGGGGaggctgcagcagctggagaggGAGCTGGATGAGGTCcggagggagagggacggggTGCGCATGGACAGGGCCCTGGATCAG GCTCGTTttgagtcccagtgctctcagTTGGAGGTGGAGTACAAGCTGTCCGTGGAGCAGCAGGTGACTGAGAGACTGGCTGCTCTTCAGGAGGCCAACGCTAAGACCAGCGCTTCGCTAagagaacagcacag GAAGCAGCTGTTGGATCTGAGCGCCCGTCACGAAAGAGAGCTGTCTGCGCAGCTGGTGCAGTTCAAGACCGAGCTGCAGGAGCGCGAGGAACGACTGCGCGAACTCACGGAGGAATACGAGAGAAA GGTGTCCgtgaagcaggaggaggtggtgctCCTGGAGGCCAGCCGGAGGAAGCTGGAGGCCCAGAGGACGGAGCTGGTGACCCGGCTGCAGCAGCTGATGCGCTCCCATTGGGCCGAGGCCCTGAGGCTGCTCGCCCTGCAGGGCCAG ATGGACGAAGCCGCCTCCCCGTCCTCCCTGTGTGAGAGGGCCTCCGATGGGGACAGCGGCGGCCGAGGCTGGGAGCTCCCGCTGAGGCTGAACGGGCGCTCGGCTGAGGCCAGCCCAGAATCCAGGCCCGCGTCAG ACGTCCCCCAAGCGTTTGGTCTCCAGCTGTCccgggagaggggggaggcggggggggaccCCTCGTCCCAGGACAGCAGCCCCCGCGGCCCCCTCGCCCAACTCCGAGCCCCCGAGCATGACGTCAGCATCCTGCTGAATCACAGCCACACCTTCAGACCCCTGGAGCCTCTGCTGGATGAtacag TTCTGGGCAGCTGTGAGATGGAGGAACTGTCTGCTAAGGCCCTAaccggaggagaggagagggggtaCGCCGTAGAAAGGGggctgcagctgaagcagcacgacagggagagaggctACAGCTCAGACAGAGAGCGAGCAGAGAGGGGACAcagctctgagagagaggagaactgTGGGTACGGAGTCCACAGAGGCGGCACGGGGCAAAGCGGATACTCttcttccacagagagagaggggctcagCGGGTACAGCACAGGGGGGGACAGGGGCCACAGGGCGGGGGTCAGTGGGCACGGCACTGCCAGGGAGAAAGACGGGAGGTACGGCACAGACGGCggcgtctctgtgtctctgaccAGGAGTGCCGGGCAGAGGGCGGACCAGGCGGGtatgggcagagagagagggttccCTGTTGGGCGTGACGAGTACAGGtttgggagggagagaatgggtTCAAGCGGCCACTCGTGGGGGGTGCAAGAGAGGGAGGCTGGTGGGCCAATGACAGCTCAGAGCTTCAATGTGTCGGCCACGGAGTCGATTAGAGACACCAGCTACAGCAGCACTGTAGTGAGCCAGGCTACGGCAGGCTTCAGCCGGGGGTTTGAAGGGAGTGGGGTAGGAAAGCGCATTACCGCCCCACAGGGCCTGGGGAGGCCTGGAGATTCCCAGGGTGACTTAGGGACCACACGTAGGCCCCTGGGGCCCACCACTCAAGCAGAGAGCCCTGGCATCCAGCAGGTGGACAGACAGAGCGAACTGCAGTACTACATCACAAAG TTGCTGGACCGCTCCCCTGGGGATCCTGTGGAGGCCTCAGCCCTGGAGGACGAGCAGCCTCCGGCAGGTCAGAGCTCCTCCTCAGGTGCAAAGACAG GTCTCAGTTCATCTTGGGACAGTGAGCAGACCAAAGCCCCGGCAGGGAAGTTGGCCTCTTCCCTCCACCCAACGTCCTCAGCAGCCACCAAGACCAAACTCCATCCAGCAG CCCTCTCTCCCCAAATGCTGGGCCAGCTCTCGTACCTCCTGTCCCAGTACCATTCCCAACCTGACAGGGCGGCGCCGTCCCTGGACGAGCTCCTTGCCTGCATGCTCTCCGGCCAAGCGAACAG